A window of Fusarium musae strain F31 chromosome 1, whole genome shotgun sequence genomic DNA:
TGCCCCCAGAATTATATCGATGTCAGAGTCATTGACATCTCCGACATTAGGGGCTGCTTCAGCTCTCGACATTTTTTACCAGTCAAGAAACGCCTTAAAGAAGTTCTTCGATGATTGGCTTCTGGTCCCAATTCCAGAGTTTTACAATCAGACAACACCAGTAGTTGCACAACTGGTTTACGGGATGACAATGCTCGGTCGCTGGGCCAAATACACTGCGCCAATTCCTTTGACAAAGGCTACTACACCGATGCCGCAGGACACAAGCGCACGAGATCCCCACGATGAGATTTACAAAGTAGACTCCGCGTACTCGGCGAGCGTGAGTCCATCAGTCGCAACACCCTCAGTAACGACGGGAAGGGAATCTCATGAAACCAGTCCGATTTCACTGCGGGAGGGTACAGATCCGAGACTACCAGCTGCTGTGGCTGCTCTTCGGTCACAGATCCAAACCCAACCAGGACTCTCCCTTGATGTCACAGGGATACTCTCAGCGATCTGCACACGGTTTGAAGAGGCCAACGCATCATTCCAGATGGCGTCAACAGAGCCTGGCTCATCGGATCACAACCTCTGGAGCATGAGcgccatcaaagtcaagatcaCAAGGGCAAAATTAGAAAGATGGGCCGAGATCGTCGCAGCTGGGACAGAGGCGCTCAAGATACGCGATGAGGCCCGAGACACGGATATGGCGGACAGTAACATGAGCGAAACCGGACAAGCTGCTGGCGCTGACGCTGTGCCATCATTGGTCAATGACTCAAACACAGTGTTTGCTATGGCAGACTGGAATCCCGAAGCACAGTGGGCTTCCGAAGTGCTGCAGGGAGTTGATCCATCGATATGGTTTGATGGATATTTAGACTGGAGTTCTGTCGTCATGAACTCAATGGGTAATTTCGAGCCATAATGTAGGTACCCGAGTCTTCGTTGcacaaaaaagaaagcaataTATCTTCCCGCAGTGCATGCTGCCGGTAACCTATCATACCCCTGGACCCAAACTCCCGATATACGGAACAACTGCATAAGCCACAGGCTCTAGAGTCTTCGTTCCCGGACGAAGAAATTAGGGCTAGGAAATATCCCCGGTGGTTAGAGTTGAACAGAGTTGCATTGGGCTCTGGAGCTACTTGACCGCTGTTGTGACACTCGTGCATCATGTGATAATCATACATTGACAAACGCAACACATCTCTCGTAATGTTGGGCAGCAGCGCGTGAGCTGATGTGTCTGATTTCTTTCGGGCGCCGGGCATATATCCTGGACCTTCGGTGAATGTTGTGTTAGTTAAGTTGCACAATTCACAAGAAATCAGGCTGATCCCGGCCTGTCGCTTTTTGACGAGTGTGAGACAAGAACTGTGAGACACAAATTTTACCAATTACAATTTGAGACCATCTTGCCTATAAATATGTGTTCACGAACGCAGGTTTCTTTGTCCTACCAACCTGCCAAAACAATGTCACGTTTTCGTTGGCCGCCTTGTATTCATTTATATCAATGAAACAATCTTGTCGACAACTCACTTACGCCACCCATACGAATACGACTTGAGATTAAAATTCCAAGCTCACCGGTGTAGTAAAACCTTGCGGAATGGATAGGAAATTGTGCAACACATATTTAAGCCAATGGTTTCCACCACTCCCGCTTCACCGGTCAATATGGAGTCTGTATCGACGAAGTACTGGGTGATGAGATACAACAAGCCAAcggaggtgatgatgatcaagGCTATTGCTGATTTGATTAAGAAAGCCATGACTCGAAAATAAAGATTGCTTCATTCTAGCAGGGGGGTTGTTCCACCATCCGATAGTCTCGATGCACGTAAAACACAGCATTGGGCTGTCATGAAGGGTGTAGGGgtcaggtaggtaggtataaaGCTCACCCCTGCACATAATGTTTGCCTCGTCGAGAGCATCATCCTTTGC
This region includes:
- a CDS encoding hypothetical protein (EggNog:ENOG41), yielding MSLGFLRIEPMRYTKYIQQCLAVLEQEREYDTDMRLVTLVRIQHLTERIAQLNAPDDPAEEVVGLPAAPLSAYVSAFHGELDRIRNGSSPELQNDNAPRIISMSESLTSPTLGAASALDIFYQSRNALKKFFDDWLLVPIPEFYNQTTPVVAQLVYGMTMLGRWAKYTAPIPLTKATTPMPQDTSARDPHDEIYKVDSAYSASVSPSVATPSVTTGRESHETSPISLREGTDPRLPAAVAALRSQIQTQPGLSLDVTGILSAICTRFEEANASFQMASTEPGSSDHNLWSMSAIKVKITRAKLERWAEIVAAGTEALKIRDEARDTDMADSNMSETGQAAGADAVPSLVNDSNTVFAMADWNPEAQWASEVLQGVDPSIWFDGYLDWSSVVMNSMGNFEP